Genomic segment of Nostoc sp. TCL240-02:
GGTTGGCAATGGAAACCGCAGAACTTCTATCCAGGCTTAAACCAAGTAGCAACTATCATAAACTTGCAGAGACACTGCGAGAAGATAGCAATATCCAAACCATCGTAGACTTAATTCGACCGCAAGAAGCTTGGGAAATGTGCCTTAATGCCCTAGCAAATCTCCAAAAAGAACCACAAACACCAGGAAAACCAGAATCCGAACTGCGTTTAGCATGGTTCATCACCTTCTATCCCAGCAGATGTGTCTTACAACCGCGAGAACAAAAAGTTAATGCTAAAGGAGAGTGGAGTAAAGGTCGCCCCATATCCCTCAAACGTCTAAGCAGTGCATTATCTGAGTTTGATTACATAACACCCCAAGATATGCGGGTATGTAGTTGTATTGAGACATATAGTGATGGCTATTACGGCAAAGTTGATTATACCTTCGGTGAAAAAGCCATCTCTGCCTTAATTGGACACCCATTGGTTTTTTGGGAAGATACACCTACTATCCGTGTAGAAATTGTCAAGGCAGAACCGGAACTACTGGTTAAAAAAGAAAAACAGGGCCGTCTCACCTTAGAATTTTCTCCCAAATTACCAGAATCACAAAATATTCTGCACATCAAAGAAACTCCAACCCGCATCAAAGTCATTGAAATTACTGCCGAACACAGACGCATTGCGGAGATTATTGGTAAAGATAACAAATTAAATGTACCTGCGATCGCCGAGAAGCAAGTTTTAGCAGCCATTAATGCCGTCTCTGGCATCGTTACCGTACATTCTGACATCGGTGGCGGTTCAGAAGGTGCAGAAGAAGTACCCGCCCAGACTCTACCCCATATTCATCTTTTACCTGCCAATGCCGGCTTGAAAATCAGCCTTTTGTCACGTCCCTTTGCCCAAGGTGGCCCCTACTATCGTCCTGGTACAGGTGGTGAAACTGTAATTGCCGAGATTGACGGTAAACGTCTCCAAACCCGACGAAATTTGTCTGAAGAAAAGCAACTTGCCGCCAACGCTGTAGCCGCCTGCGCCACCTTGACTCGAACTGAAGAACAAGATGGTGAATGGATTATAGACGATCCAGAAGCCTGTTTAGAACTGCTGCTAGAACTGCAAGCGCTGGGAAATAACGTAGTCATAGAATGGCCACAAGGAGAAAAACTGCGTGTTAGCCACAATGCCGACTTGAAAGACTTTAATTTATCAATTCAACGTCAGCAAGACTGGTTTGCAGCCACAGGGGAGTTGAAATTAAATAACGACCTAGTGCTAGATATGCAGCAGCTACTAGAACTATTAGAGAAAACCCCCAGCCGTTTTATCCCCCTTGGTGATGGTCAATTTTTGGCTTTAACTCAAGCTTTTCGGAAACGCCTCGACGAATTGCGGATGTTTTCGGAAAAACATAGTAAAGGTATTCGTTTTCACCCCTTGGCAACATTAGGGTTAGAGGATTTTGTCGATGAGGTAGGTAAGGTAAAAGCAGATAAACACTGGAAAACACATATCCAGCGTCTCCATGAGGTCAAAAACCTCCAGCCGGAACTGCCATCTACCTTTCAAGCAGAACTACGTGACTACCAGATGGAGGGTTTTTGTTGGCTGGCGCGTCTGGCACATTGGGGCGTGGGTGCTTGTTTAGCAGACCAAATGGGATTGGGTAAAACCGTGCAAGCATTGGCAGTCATTCTCAGAAATGCCCATGAAGGGCCAACCCTAATTATTGCCCCCACTTCTGTGTGCATGAATTGGGTGAGTGAAGCGCAGAAATTTGCCCCAACCCTCAATATTATTCAATTTTCTGGTGCTAACCGCCAAAAATTATTGGATGGGTTACAACCTTTAGATATGTTGGTATGCAGCTATGGTTTATTACAGCAGGAAGAAGTAGCGCAAATGCTCTCTGTTGTACAGTGGCAAACTATTGTCCTGGATGAAGCCCAGGCAATCAAAAATATGACTACTAAACGTTCTCAGGCAGCCATGAACCTAAAATCTAATTTTAAGTTGCTGACTACTGGGACTCCCATTGAGAATCACCTGGGTGAGTTGTGGAATTTGTTCCGCTTTATTAATCCTGGGTTATTGGGTTCATTTGAAAGCTTCAATCAACGTTTTGCTACCCCCATTGAAAAATATCAGGATAAACTTGCACGTAATAAACTCAAAAAACTTATTCAACCATTTCTGTTGCGGCGAACAAAAAATCAGGTGTTAGAAGAGTTGCCATCTCGTACTGAAATTCTCCTTCATGTAGAGTTAAGTCGAGAGGAAAAGGCATTCTATGAAGCATTGCGCCGTCAGGCCATATCTAAACTTACTGAAAGTGATGCAGAAGCAGGAAAGAAACATTTGCAAGTTTTGGCTGAGATTATGAAACTGCGTCGCGCTTGTTGTAATCCTAGTTTAGTGATGCCTGGTACTGAATTACCCAGTTCTAAGTTGCAACTTTTTGGTGAGGTGCTGGGTGAACTGCTGGAAAATCGTCATAAAGCGTTAGTATTTAGTCAGTTTGTTGACCATTTGCATATCATCCGCGATTACCTCGAACAGCAATGTATTAATTATCAATATCTAGATGGCAGTACTTCAGTGGCAGAGCGCAAAAAACGGGTCGATGCGTTCCAAGCTGGTTCAGGAGATGTATTTCTGATTAGTCTCAAAGCAGGGGGGACAGGACTTAATCTAACTGCGGCTGATTATGTCATCCATACAGACCCTTGGTGGAATCCCGCAGTGGAAGACCAAGCCTCAGACCGCGCCCATCGCATTGGGCAACAACGCCCGGTGACAATTTATCGCTTAGTCGCAAAGGATACTATCGAAGAAAAAATTGTGGAATTGCATCACCACAAACGAGATTTGGCAGATAGCCTGTTGGAAGGTACCGAGATGAGTGGCAAAATATCAACAGAAGCCTTGTTACAGTTAATTAGTGAAAGTTAGCTGCTTAAAATAAATTGCGTAGTAAATAAAAATGAACTAGCCTAAAACCCTTCTAGCTATTGCCTATTGCCTTATTCCAATCACTATTATTTACGCCAACTTACTTAACTTAAAATGTATTAGTAAACTCAACATAGAGCAGAAATAATTGACGAGCCAAGTATATACGCAATAGAATTATTGTAGTAGAGCCTAAGAGCTGATTCGTAAACAAAAGATTAAGCTGCCATTCGTTTTACCATCAGACGAATCAATGAGCCGTAAATCATGGCTTCACTGATCTCTGTGTACAACTCATAATCCTTGCTCAAACGCCGAAATCGATTGAGCCAGCCGAATGTCCTTTCCACAATCCACCGCTTGGGTAATCGTTCAAATGTTTTCGATATTCTCTCAATCACCTCAACACGAACCTGTTCTCCGCAAACTTGCTTGACAGCTTGAGCAAAGTTTTCACCAGAATAGCCTTGATCTACCCAAACAACTTCCAATTTAGACAATTCCTGAGCCGATTCATGGAGTACAACCACAGCCCCCAAACGTTCCGACGCATTAGCTTCAGTCACTAAAACGCCAATCAACAAACCTTGAGAATCCACAACTATATGTCGCTTACGGCCTTTAACTTTCTTACCACCATCGAAACCGTAGACTTCCCCTTTTTTTCCGTTGTCTTCACTGACTGAGAATCGGCGATCGCAACGCTAGAGTGTTCGTCTCTGCCCAAATCTTGTCGCAGTTGATGGCGCACTTGGTCGTGAATTTTCTGCCATATTCCTTTGCGCTGCCATTTCTGAAAGTAGCCGTATACCGTTGTGTAAGGTGGAAGATCATGGGGTAGCATTTCCCACTGACACCCGGTACGTTGCACATAGAAAATAGCATTCAAAATTTCTCGTAAATCTACTTCTACAGGATGCCCAAACCCTTTAGGTTTTGGTAGAAAGGGCTTGATAATTAACCATTCGGCATCGCTTAAATCACTTGGGTAGGGTTTACGCTGTGGATTTTCAATCGCAGGTAGACGGCTCATCGACTACAACATAAATTACACTCGACTTAGCCTATAACCTGAACAAAACCGGATTCAGTTTTCTTTAGATTTTCTTTACGAATCAGCTCTAACGATAGAGTTAATTAAAATAATTTGCCCAGAGAATAAAGACAAGCAATATTAAAGATAATTTGGACAAAAAAATGAACGCCAAAATTATTGCTTTGTTGGGAATTACCACGGCTTTTACAAGCTTAGGAAGCCAGGTGTACGCCCAGTCACCAGCATCAAGCTTAAATTCAGGACAATACAGATTAACTGGTGATTCTCTAGTTGGAATTGATCATAGAACAGCCCAAGATGACTTTGGAAAGTTTTTTGAGCAAACTAATCCAGCAACAATCTCTAACAATAACAGAAGAGACAAAACTCCAGTCAAAATTCACTTTAACGAGACATTATCACAGCCAGACACTTCTGTTTTCTTAACACCCGCTCAGTCTGGCAATGAGAACGATGGATTGCAAGTACAGTTAGATTTAGGGAGAGAATAATTAGGTATAAAGTTGACGCTTTGATGTAGGGTGTGTTGTCGCATAGCGCAACGCACCATCAACAATCCACGGTGCGTTAGCCTACAGCTACGGGTGCATTTGATTAAGGAAATAATTGAAAAAGAGGCAAGGGGGCAGGGGGCAAGAGAGATAGTTCCGGTGAGGATTCGACACTTTGGCAAACTTCAGTGACCACCCCGCCTATTGCGCCAGCTTCCCGTAAGGTAGGGGGCTTAGACCCATGTTCCACCCTATCACAGCAGTTCTGATAGGGTTATTTCCCCCTGCCTCCTGCCCCCTGCCTCTTTCCTTTTCGTTGAGGACTTGAAACCTACGGAAGTGGGTTTTGCCTGTATAGTTGCGATTCCTAACTACCCTTTTAACTAAATCCGCTTTCCTGAATCGGTAATTCTGCAATCATTTTGCAGTAAAATTAATCGTCAAGATACAGGAGGGCTTTCAGATGACTCGTGTCATCATTGTGCGCCACGGTCAAAGCGGTTATAACACCGAGCGGCGTATTCAGGGACGCACTGATGCGTCAACATTAACCGAGAAAGGTCGTAACGATGCAAGTATTGCTGGCAAAGCCCTCAGCAATATTGTATTTAATGCTATTTACAGCAGTCCCCTGCAACGAGCAAAACACACAGCAGATATTATCCATAGTGAGTTAGCTACTCATCTTGAACAGTCTGCTGTAATTCAAGTTTCTGATTTGCTACTAGAAATCGACCTCCCTTTATGGGCAGGGCTGATAACTGCCGAAGTCAAGCAAAAGTTTGCCGAAGACTACCGCACTTGGCATCAACGCCCCGACGAACTGCGGATGTTGTTAAATGATGCACAGGGGACAAAAGAACATTTTCCTGTTCTTGCTTTATACGAACAAGCGCGGCAGTTTTGGCAAGAAACGTTGTCTCAACATCAAGGCGAAACTATTCTGATAGTGGGACATAACGGTATTAATCGCGCCCTGATAAGCACAGCCTTGGGAATCCCTGCAAGTCGCTACCATTCAATCCAGCAATCTAACTGTGGCATCAGCGTACTTAATTTTGCTGGGGGATTGGGCGAACCAGTCCAGCTAGAATCTTTAAATCAGACGCAACATACAGGAGAGACTTTACCCTCATTGCGACCGGATCATCAAGGAGTACGGTTGTTACTAGTGCGTCATGGCGAAACCGACTGGAATCGCCAAACTAGGTTTCAAGGGCAAATTGATGTCCCTCTCAACGACAACGGGAGACAACAATCGCAAAAAGCAGGCGAATTTCTTCAAGAAGTAGCGATTGATTTTGCTGTAAGTAGTACAATGCTGCGCCCTAAAGAAACAGCAGAGATTATCTTAAAACAGCATCCTAATGTAAAGTTAGACTTGCAAGATGGTTTAAGAGAAATCAGCCACGGACTCTGGGAAGGAAAATTAGAAACAGAGATAGAACAAGAGTTTCCCGGAGAGTTGCAGCGCTGGCGCTTAGTACCCGCCGAAGTACAAATGCCTGAAGGGGAAAATCTACAAGAGGTTTGGGAACGGAGCGTTGCAGCTTGGCAATTAATTGTGGAAACAGCATTAACTAATCAATTTAAAACTGTATTAGTAGTAGCGCATGACGCTACAAATAAAACTCTACTTTGTCACATTCTGGGTTTATCGCTAGAAAATTTCTGGAATTTCCGCCAGGGTAATGGCGCAGTCAGCGTTATCGACTACCCTTCTGGAATCGATGGTTTACCAGTATTGCAAGCTATGAATATCACCACTCACTTTGGTGGAGGCGTACTAGATAAAACAGCAGCAGGAGCATTGTAAAAAAGTTAGGAGACGCGATTAATCGTGTCTGTACAAGAGTTAGAAGTCAAGTTAGGAGTGAAAAAGTATGAGTGATGAATAAAGTTAAAAATTATGAGCAAGGAACAAATAACTGATAACTCCTAACTCATAACTTATAACTTATAACTTCTAACTTTATTCTTAACTGCTAACTAAAAATTTTTATGACTGAACTGCTGCAAAAAGTACGGGTCATTGACCCAGTTTCTGAAATCGACGAAATCTTTGATGTGCTGATTGCTGATGGTTATATTAAAGAAGTGGCTTCACACATTTCTGATATTCATCCCGATACTCCAATTAGAGATTGTCGGGGATTAGTTCTCGGGCCTGGGTTAGTGGATTTGTACAGCCACTCTGGTGAACCAGGATTTGAAGAACGCGAAACCCTCTTATCTCTTTTACAAGCTGCTACTGCTGGCGGCTTTACCAGAGTTAGCATCTTACCCGATACATCCCCAGCTATTGATAACCCTGCACTTGTGGCCCAGTTGCAGAAGAAGAGAGGAGGACAAGAGGGACGAGGAGGACAAGGGGGACAAGGGGGCAATTTTTCTCCCTTGTCTTCCCCCTCTCCCTTGTCCCCCCCTCTCCCCCTGCTTCATATCTGGGGTGCTATCACCCTAGATGTTGCTGGAAAGCAAATGACGGAATTAGCAGATTTAGCGTCTGCTGGAGTTGTTGGTTTTAGCGATGGTAAGCCCTTTGAAAATTTGGCGCTGGTGCGGCGAGTGTTAGAGTATCTCCAGCCGTTGGGTAAACCAGTCGCATTTTGGCCGAGCGATCGCCAGTTAACAGCAAATGGTGTAATGAGAGAAGGGCCAGATGCTCTCCGTTTTGGTTTACCACCCATACCCGCCAGTGCAGAAACTACTGCGATCGCAGCTATGCTTGAATTGGTTGCAGCCATCGGTACACCAGTCCACATCATGCGCGTCTCCACATCTCGCAGCGTGGAATTAATCGCCTCAGCCAAGGCTGCTGGTTTACCCATCACCGCCAGCACCACCTGGATGCACCTTTTACTTGATACCAAAGCAGTTAAGAGTTATCACACTAGCTTGCATTTAGACCCGCCTTTAGGCAATCCCAGTGATGTGGTAGCCTTGCGTGCAGGGGTACGTAAAGGGGTTATAGATGCGATCGCGATCGATCACACACCCTACAGCTACGAAGAAAAAGTTCAAGCCTTTGCCGAAGCGCCTCCAGGAGCAATTGGTTTAGAGTTAGCATTACCTTTGCTGTGGCAATATCTAGTTGAAACTGAAGAATTTACAGCTTTAGAGTTATGGCGGGCATTGAGTACCAGTCCAGCAAAGTGTTTGGGGCAAAAAGTCAGTGCGATTCTTCCTCATCAACCAGCAGAACTTACTTTATTTGACCCCCAGCAAGCCTGGAAAGTCGAACGAAAAAGCCTTTATACACTTTCACAAAATACACCTTGGTTAGGTCAACAATTGAAGGGTCATGTTGTGCAAACCTGGTGTTAATAAACGCAAATTGTTGTGCATTTGTAAAACCAATAATCTGAATTTAGTTATCTATCAGCCTTTTCGGTACTGTACTTCCTGGTTAAATTCATCTTGATTAGACTCAATATTTGGAAAAAATATTGAGCGGACAAACCCCAGATTATGCAATAAAGCAATAGAACGGTGATTCTGGACATTAACGTAAGCGCAAAAATCAATATTTTGGTAGGTCTCAACTAAATAACTAATCATCCAATTCAATGCTTCGCGTGCATAACCTTTTCCCCAGCAATTAGGGAAAAATACATATCCAATGATTGCACTATTATCTACAGTAATGGTTGCTTGAACATATCAAACGTAGCATTTTTCAATAAAAGACCAGACAGCCCAATTCAAGCAAATCTCCGTACCATCTGGTGATTGGCGACGTGCCAATACTATTTAGCGATCGCGAAGCGATTTAACACTTTGTGGCGGTACATCTTCGATAAAGTTGTATATACTCGCACTCTGTAATCCATCAAAAAGCAGTTCGGCATGATGCGGTTTTAGTGGTCTAAACAGAGTCGTTGAGAGTATATTTTCATGTTGTGAGCTAACCCAGAACTAACAAGCTAAATTATCATTTTTTTAAACTTAAGATAGATTGGCATTACTGCCTGAATTGCTAAATTAAGAATTGATGTAAAGTAGAAGAGGTTGATCTAAAATTGAAGTCTGTAGCTGTAAAGAAAAAAATTAGTCTAGCTGCGATCGCTATGTTAGCAGCAGGTG
This window contains:
- a CDS encoding DEAD/DEAH box helicase — protein: MINLANDTTKLQTQLADKYFNLHPSIQKIIQLFSVIYAPIDKNSFVSCISKTGALDEKNKPWGTKTLSPQIDKLLKAGFLIQESRQGAECHPLLTEIATRHAVQTGQFEILVTAVEEKLPIRTHWNRDSRIFYSLRQCIREIRIGIYRQDLSFINQQIEDYQKYSDSEEKIVIENIFEQIYNNPFDADWFNTLPQELYETGISSILFNSALKLSASEDALMLLEEECSTPRKYCSDYLHLILTEQLLLQGCTQEAQESLERISNEYQNNAAIFWGWLSFLRDDNEQAIKYYTDALKAIKKATGKRQIYFNTIGGLFFILALLKDGSAQHLKEAEEYTNLMSRQSDHWLRFTYGRLKMVLQVHQGDITQKQFVVGGHISSVEEENSLQTLFCSLCLYWMDAESAKKRLPNLLEPLYRRSLASGYHWLAMETAELLSRLKPSSNYHKLAETLREDSNIQTIVDLIRPQEAWEMCLNALANLQKEPQTPGKPESELRLAWFITFYPSRCVLQPREQKVNAKGEWSKGRPISLKRLSSALSEFDYITPQDMRVCSCIETYSDGYYGKVDYTFGEKAISALIGHPLVFWEDTPTIRVEIVKAEPELLVKKEKQGRLTLEFSPKLPESQNILHIKETPTRIKVIEITAEHRRIAEIIGKDNKLNVPAIAEKQVLAAINAVSGIVTVHSDIGGGSEGAEEVPAQTLPHIHLLPANAGLKISLLSRPFAQGGPYYRPGTGGETVIAEIDGKRLQTRRNLSEEKQLAANAVAACATLTRTEEQDGEWIIDDPEACLELLLELQALGNNVVIEWPQGEKLRVSHNADLKDFNLSIQRQQDWFAATGELKLNNDLVLDMQQLLELLEKTPSRFIPLGDGQFLALTQAFRKRLDELRMFSEKHSKGIRFHPLATLGLEDFVDEVGKVKADKHWKTHIQRLHEVKNLQPELPSTFQAELRDYQMEGFCWLARLAHWGVGACLADQMGLGKTVQALAVILRNAHEGPTLIIAPTSVCMNWVSEAQKFAPTLNIIQFSGANRQKLLDGLQPLDMLVCSYGLLQQEEVAQMLSVVQWQTIVLDEAQAIKNMTTKRSQAAMNLKSNFKLLTTGTPIENHLGELWNLFRFINPGLLGSFESFNQRFATPIEKYQDKLARNKLKKLIQPFLLRRTKNQVLEELPSRTEILLHVELSREEKAFYEALRRQAISKLTESDAEAGKKHLQVLAEIMKLRRACCNPSLVMPGTELPSSKLQLFGEVLGELLENRHKALVFSQFVDHLHIIRDYLEQQCINYQYLDGSTSVAERKKRVDAFQAGSGDVFLISLKAGGTGLNLTAADYVIHTDPWWNPAVEDQASDRAHRIGQQRPVTIYRLVAKDTIEEKIVELHHHKRDLADSLLEGTEMSGKISTEALLQLISES
- a CDS encoding IS5 family transposase (programmed frameshift); the protein is MSRLPAIENPQRKPYPSDLSDAEWLIIKPFLPKPKGFGHPVEVDLREILNAIFYVQRTGCQWEMLPHDLPPYTTVYGYFQKWQRKGIWQKIHDQVRHQLRQDLGRDEHSSVAIADSQSVKTTGKKGEVYGFDGGKKVKGRKRHIVVDSQGLLIGVLVTEANASERLGAVVVLHESAQELSKLEVVWVDQGYSGENFAQAVKQVCGEQVRVEVIERISKTFERLPKRWIVERTFGWLNRFRRLSKDYELYTEISEAMIYGSLIRLMVKRMAA
- a CDS encoding histidine phosphatase family protein produces the protein MTRVIIVRHGQSGYNTERRIQGRTDASTLTEKGRNDASIAGKALSNIVFNAIYSSPLQRAKHTADIIHSELATHLEQSAVIQVSDLLLEIDLPLWAGLITAEVKQKFAEDYRTWHQRPDELRMLLNDAQGTKEHFPVLALYEQARQFWQETLSQHQGETILIVGHNGINRALISTALGIPASRYHSIQQSNCGISVLNFAGGLGEPVQLESLNQTQHTGETLPSLRPDHQGVRLLLVRHGETDWNRQTRFQGQIDVPLNDNGRQQSQKAGEFLQEVAIDFAVSSTMLRPKETAEIILKQHPNVKLDLQDGLREISHGLWEGKLETEIEQEFPGELQRWRLVPAEVQMPEGENLQEVWERSVAAWQLIVETALTNQFKTVLVVAHDATNKTLLCHILGLSLENFWNFRQGNGAVSVIDYPSGIDGLPVLQAMNITTHFGGGVLDKTAAGAL
- a CDS encoding dihydroorotase; the encoded protein is MTELLQKVRVIDPVSEIDEIFDVLIADGYIKEVASHISDIHPDTPIRDCRGLVLGPGLVDLYSHSGEPGFEERETLLSLLQAATAGGFTRVSILPDTSPAIDNPALVAQLQKKRGGQEGRGGQGGQGGNFSPLSSPSPLSPPLPLLHIWGAITLDVAGKQMTELADLASAGVVGFSDGKPFENLALVRRVLEYLQPLGKPVAFWPSDRQLTANGVMREGPDALRFGLPPIPASAETTAIAAMLELVAAIGTPVHIMRVSTSRSVELIASAKAAGLPITASTTWMHLLLDTKAVKSYHTSLHLDPPLGNPSDVVALRAGVRKGVIDAIAIDHTPYSYEEKVQAFAEAPPGAIGLELALPLLWQYLVETEEFTALELWRALSTSPAKCLGQKVSAILPHQPAELTLFDPQQAWKVERKSLYTLSQNTPWLGQQLKGHVVQTWC
- a CDS encoding GNAT family N-acetyltransferase, whose product is MTVDNSAIIGYVFFPNCWGKGYAREALNWMISYLVETYQNIDFCAYVNVQNHRSIALLHNLGFVRSIFFPNIESNQDEFNQEVQYRKG